The Neovison vison isolate M4711 chromosome 13, ASM_NN_V1, whole genome shotgun sequence genome includes a region encoding these proteins:
- the PARP2 gene encoding poly [ADP-ribose] polymerase 2 yields MAARRRGTRSNGVGDEAGRVHNGNTAIEDPLPAKKTRRCQRQGVKKEPVNGGEANNNKTEDKQESVKTLLLKGKAPVDPECTAKVGKAHVYSEGNDVYDVMLNQTNLQFNNNKYYLIQLLEDDAQRHFSVWMRWGRVGKMGQHSLVACSGDLNKAKEIFQKKFLDKTKNNWEDREKFKKVPGKYDMLEMDYTTNTQSEEESKGDSLKSPLKPESQLDLRVQELIELICNVQAMEETMVEMKYDTKKAPLGKLTVAQIKAGYQSLKKIEDCIRAGQHGRALMEACNEFYTRIPHDFGLRTPPLIRTEKELSDKVQLLEALGDIEIAIKLVKTELQSPEHPLDQHYRKLHCALHPLDHESYEFKVISQYLQSTHAPTHRDYTMTLLDVFEVEKEGEKEAFREDLHNRMLLWHGSRLSNWVGILSHGLRIAPPEAPITGYMFGKGIYFADMSSKSANYCFASRVKDTGLLLLSEVALGQCNELLEANPEAERLLQGKHSTKGLGKMAPSPASFITLNGSMVPLGPASDTGVLNPDGYTLNYNEFIVYNPNQVRMRYLLKVRFNFLQLW; encoded by the exons ATGAAGCTGGACGAGTTCATAATGGCAACACAGCTATAGAAGACCCTCTGCCTGCAAAGAAAACTCGAAGatgccagaggcagggggtgaAAAAGGAGCCTGTGAATGGAGGAGAGGCcaataataacaaaacagaagACAAGCAAG AGTCCGTGAAGACCTTGCTGTTAAAGGGCAAAGCTCCCGTGGATCCTGAGTGCACAGCCAAGGTGGGAAAG gCCCATGTGTACTCTGAAGGGAATGATGTCTATGATGTCATGCTAAATCAG ACCAATCTTCAGTTCAACAACAACAAGTACTATTTGATTCAGCTGTTAGAAGATGATGCCCAGAGGCACTTCAGCGTTTGGATGAGATGGGGCCGAG ttgggaaaatgggacagcacAGCTTGGTGGCTTGCTCAGGGGACCTCAACAAAGCCAAGGAAATCTTTCAGAAGAA ATTCcttgacaaaacaaaaaacaattggGAGGACCGTGAGAAGTTTAAGAAGGTGCCTGGAAAATATGATATGCTAGAAATGGACTATACCACCAATACACAG aGTGAAGAAGAATCAAAAGGGGACTCTCTTAAATCCCCTTTGAAACCAGAATCACAGCTAGATCTTCGTGTGCAGGAGCTGATAGAGTTGATCTGTAATGTCCAGGCCATGGAAGAAACGATGGTAGAAATGAAATACGACACCAAGAAAGCCCCACTGG GAAAGCTGACAGTGGCACAAATCAAGGCAGGCTACCAGTCTCTAAAGAAGATTGAGGACTGTATTCGGGCTGGTCAGCATGGACGAGCTCTCATGGAAGCTTGCAATGAATTCtacaccaggatcccacatgacTTTGG ACTCCGTACCCCTCCATTAATCCGGACAGAGAAAGAACTGTCAGACAAAGTACAATTACTAGAG GCTTTGGGAGACATTGAAATTGCCATTAAGCTGGTGAAGACAGAGCTGCAAAGCCCAGAACACCCATTGGACCAACACTATAGAAAACTGCATTGTGCCCTGCACCCTCTAGACCATGAAAGTTATGAGTTCAAA GTGATTTCCCAGTACCTGCAGTCTACTCATGCTCCCACACACAGGGACTATACCATGACCTTGCTGGATGTCTTTGAAGTGGAGAAGGAGGGTGAGAAAGAAGCCTTCAGAGAGGACCTTCATAACAG GATGCTGCTATGGCATGGTTCCAGACTTAGTAACTGGGTGGGAATCCTGAGCCATGGGCTTCGAATTGCCCCACCTGAGGCTCCCATCACAGGTTACATG tTTGGGAAAGGAATCTACTTCGCCGACATGTCTTCTAAGAGTGCCAATTACTGCTTTGCTTCTCGAGTGAAGGATACTGGACTACTGCTTTTATCAGAG GTCGCTTTAGGTCAGTGTAATGAGCTATTAGAGGCCAATCCTGAGGCAGAAAGATTACTTCAGGGCAAACATAGCACCAAGGGACTAGGCAAGATGGCTCCCAGTCCTGCCTCCTTCATCACCCT GAATGGGAGTATGGTACCCTTAGGACCAGCAAGTGACACAGGAGTTCTGAATCCAGATGGTTATACCCTCAACTACAATGAATTTATTGTCTATAACCCCAACCAGGTCCGTATGCGATACCTGCTAAAGGTTCGGTTTAATTTCCTGCAGCTGTGGTGA